Below is a window of Pseudodesulfovibrio sp. 5S69 DNA.
AGCTTTTGACCCTTCGTATTACAAACGGTATGAGGACGTGATCTTCGATCGCGTTTTTGAGGGAAAATAGGATGAAGGAACTGAAATCAAGGCTGGCCAAGCTTCTGCTCGAACTCTCCTACAAGGAGGGTGACTTCACGCTGACGTCGGGGAAAAAGAGCGACTATTATTTCGACTGCAAGCAGACGGCGCTGAACGCCGAGGGCGGCTACCTCATCGGCCGGCTGTTCGTCGAAATGCTCAAGGACTACGCGGTGCAGGGCGTGGGCGGCATGACGCTGGGGGCGGACCCGCTGGTCACCTCGGTGACCGTGGTCTCCTTTCTGGAGGGGCGCCCCCTGCCGGGGTTCATCATCCGCAAGAAGTCCAAGGGGCACGGCACCAACCAGTACCTCGAAGGGCTGGCCAACTTCAGCGAAGGCGACAAGGTCGTCCTGCTGGAGGACGTGTGCACCACCGGCGGCACGCTGATCACGGCGGCCGAGCGGGTGCGCGATGCCGGGCTCGACATCGTCGGCGTCCTGGCCGTCCTGGACCGCGAGGAAGGCGGCCGGGAGCGCTTGAAGGAGGCGGGGCTCGAACTCAACGCTATCTTCACCCGCCAGGAACTGCTGGCTGCAGGGAAATAGGGTTCGCCGGGGAGACGCGAGGTCCGGTTCGGGGTAACCAGGAGCGGTAGAAAGAGTATATGCGGGTAGTTTTCATCATCCTGACAATCATCTTGTCCGCAGCCACGGCCCTGGCCGGCGGCTGGACGCCGTTGCTCTCTTCCCATACCTACGGGCCGAAGCGGATCATCGCCGTGGACAAGGAGGCCCAGGAGCTTATCGTTCTCGAACAGCAGTCCCCCCTGCACGAGGTGCGGCGCTTCCCCTGCACAACCGGCCAGTCCGCGGGCGACAAGGCCGTGGAAGGCGACATGCGTACCCCCGAGGGCGTGTACTTCGTGGGCCACCGCATCAACCGCAAGCTGGACTGGGGGTTGTACGGCAACATCGCCTATTCCCTCAATTATCCCAACCCCATCGACCGCATCAAGGGCAAGACCGGGTCCGGCATCTGGCTGCACGGCCGGGGCAAGACCTTCCTGCCGCGCGACACTATGGGCTGCGTGGCCCTCAAGGTCCCGGACATGAAGGACGTGGCCCTGGATGCCGTCTACGGCACCCCGGTGGTCATCGCCGACGACGTCAACTGGTCGGGCGAGCCGGGCGAGAGCGAGGTTACGGCCCTGACCCTGGCCAAGACCCTTGAGGCCTGGGCCCGCGACTGGGGCGCCAAGGACGATAAATTCTTCTCCTATTACGACGCCCCGCTGCTGGAACTGTCCGAAGGGCTGGATTTCGCCGGGTTCGAGGAGAACAAGCGTAACATCTTCGCCTCCCAGCCCTGGATTCAGGTCATGGTCGACAACGTCCGGGCCGTCCCCGGCCCCGGCTACTGGGTGACCTGGTTCGACCAGTACTACCGCACCAAGGGCATGGCTTCGACCACGGGTAAACGGTTTTACTGGATCAAGGACGACCAGGGCGACTGGCGCATCGCCGGGCGCGAGTACGTCCCGGCTTCGGAGCAGCTGGACGCCAAGTACCTGGCCTCCAAGACCGGACAGGCCGAGGCCCTGGTCGAGAAGTGGCGCGAGGCGTGGCTCGCAGGGGACGTGGAAGCCTACGAGAAATTTTACGAATCCGACGCCGAACAGGGCGGCCGCAAGGGCGCGGCCAGCATCGCCGAATACAAAAAGACGTTGTGGGAGGAGAAGCCTCCTGTTAGGTTGGAGGTTGATGATTTGAAAGTCGCTTTGCATCCCATGGGGCTCAAGGTGGCCTTTGACCAGGTGTTCGCCGACGCCAGCGGCTACTCGGACCGGGGCCGCAAGACCCTGATCCTGGTGCCCAAAGGCGATACCTGGAAAATCGACAGCGAGCAGTGGAGACGGATGAGATGAGCGATTCCAAGTACAGCGTGCTCTTCATGCGCGACGACCGGGACGTGACCCGGTATCGCCTCAGCCCGTTCTGGTTGAAGATGTTCGTCTTCAGCCAGGTCTTTCTCCTGCTCTGCGCCGTGGGCGGCATCTACATGGGCGTGCGCGGCTTCCGGGTCAACGCGGCCCTCCAGTCCCAGAAAAAGGACCTGGAGCAGCGGCTGGTCGACGCCGAGGTCCGTCTGGAGCGGCTGGGCAACATGGAGAAGATCCTGGAGTCCTACGACCCGGCCGAGTTGCAGTCCCTGCTGTCCGCGGCCACCACGGAGGCGGAGCAGCAGCCCGAGCCGCGCGAAGAGATCAACCTGAACAAAATATTCACCCGCACGGACACCCGCCAGGTGGGGGTGGAGAACATGCAGGCCAAGCTGGCTGGGCGCAAGCTGACCGTTTCCTTCGAGCTGAACAATTTGCAGGCGTCCAAGTCCATGGCCGGGCAGGCGGACTTCATCTACCTGACCAAGAGCGGCCAGACCGAGGACGCCCAGACCAACAAGGACGACCTCTCGTTCCAGATTCAACGCTTCAAGCGCATCCGGACCACCTTCCTCCTGCCCGAAGGCATGGAGCGCAAGGATCTCTTCGGGTTGCGTCTTGAGATAAAGGGAAAGGATGGCGATGTCATTTTTGCCGAGACGTATCCCTTCTATCACATTCTGGCTTCTTAGCCTGATCCTCCTCGCCGCCGCCTCCCCCGCCCTTGCCGGGTCGTGGGAGCATTCCTTTTTTGCGGGCACCCAATATCCGCTCAGGGTCGTCTACCTCCAGGGCGAACAGCCCGGCCCCACGGTCATGGTCCAGGGCGGCATCCAGGGCGACGAGTCCTCGGGCTACATCACGGCCCAACTGCTGTCCAAGGGCAGGGTCCTGCGCGGCAACCTGATCGTCCTGCCGCGGGCCAACGTGCCGTCCATCAATCTGTGCAAGCGCCAGATCAACGTGGACATGAACCGGCGCTTCGACCAGAACTACAACCGCTTCTACGAGGACCGCGTGGCCCGGGTCATCCGCTTCCTGCTCAACCAGGCGGACGCCTTCATCCACCTGCACGAGGGCAGCGGCTTCTACAACCCGACCTATGTGGACAACCTGCGCAATCCCAAGCGCTACGGGCAGTCCATCATCGTGGACACCCTGGTCTACAACAAGATCG
It encodes the following:
- the pyrE gene encoding orotate phosphoribosyltransferase; translated protein: MKELKSRLAKLLLELSYKEGDFTLTSGKKSDYYFDCKQTALNAEGGYLIGRLFVEMLKDYAVQGVGGMTLGADPLVTSVTVVSFLEGRPLPGFIIRKKSKGHGTNQYLEGLANFSEGDKVVLLEDVCTTGGTLITAAERVRDAGLDIVGVLAVLDREEGGRERLKEAGLELNAIFTRQELLAAGK
- a CDS encoding L,D-transpeptidase family protein produces the protein MRVVFIILTIILSAATALAGGWTPLLSSHTYGPKRIIAVDKEAQELIVLEQQSPLHEVRRFPCTTGQSAGDKAVEGDMRTPEGVYFVGHRINRKLDWGLYGNIAYSLNYPNPIDRIKGKTGSGIWLHGRGKTFLPRDTMGCVALKVPDMKDVALDAVYGTPVVIADDVNWSGEPGESEVTALTLAKTLEAWARDWGAKDDKFFSYYDAPLLELSEGLDFAGFEENKRNIFASQPWIQVMVDNVRAVPGPGYWVTWFDQYYRTKGMASTTGKRFYWIKDDQGDWRIAGREYVPASEQLDAKYLASKTGQAEALVEKWREAWLAGDVEAYEKFYESDAEQGGRKGAASIAEYKKTLWEEKPPVRLEVDDLKVALHPMGLKVAFDQVFADASGYSDRGRKTLILVPKGDTWKIDSEQWRRMR